The following nucleotide sequence is from Pangasianodon hypophthalmus isolate fPanHyp1 chromosome 8, fPanHyp1.pri, whole genome shotgun sequence.
ATAATCAGAACATAAGAACTGTATAAGGTCACATTAGGTCATGTTTTCTTCACCATTCCttactttatttcttacaaACACAACGTAAACCAGacaatgtaactttaaatgttttatttagtatttcatGAATTTTGTAAAgtgattaaatgataaaatccTTTCAATTTTATCCTGCAATTTCTCCTCAGAGGATCATCCATAATTTTTAATCACTGCTTTCCAAATATAATtcagtctttattttattttaaaaaactcacGTAACAGGTCTGGGCCATGGTCCTGGAGAGAAAACTTCTCCGATAGTGTAACGTAGGATTCAGGAGGAACAGTGTGAGGAACAGTGTGAGGAACAGTGGACCAGCTCTATTTGGAGTTGCTGTCAGACTTTGTCAAGGGTGTTTAGTGTTCAGAATTCGTTTTCTGGTTACAGGTTGTTCATTCCAGTGCTCAGATTTTGACtatttaaattcaaaattcagACGCATGTCACCAAAGATGAACCATGTAttcacactggaaaaaaaaaccccatcaAGGTCAGTTCCACTAAAATGAAACAGATGTAATTTCACTACGATCATTTCGCTGATAAAGAGTGAGCATTACagggtctttaaaaaaaaaacatcacaaggATTTGCATCTTTTTCATTGGTTTAATGggtttattttttcacacacagcgttaaacatattagcaaaaaaaagtacaaagtaaGACAATGACACCAGCTTCAGAAAACAGTGCAGAGGCTTTTATCCATTGCTGAATCTCAGAGGATTTCTGTAGCTGATTGTACTGAATGATTGTCACCATTAGAGAAGAGCAACTCCTTCTGATTGGCTTTGAATGTGAAATTTCAAACCGCAGGTGTAAAGGGTGAGTCGAGAAGTGATTAGCCTCAAAGTATTTCAGTTTATTATGATTTATGCTAACATTGCTAAGCCACACAACAGAATAATGTTAGAATTAAGTAGCGATAATAAGTAaggttgtatttttgtttttgtcgcAGAGTGTGCACTCATTTTTGAGAACAATAAACtcagtttttatttgtgtgtgtgtgtgtgtgtgtgtgtgtgtgtgctatgcAGGTCTctcacatatatatttataacttaATGTACAGTCAGCATCGTTCCACAGCCTATGTGTTAATATGTCAGAAGGCCTGTATTTTGCGTGAATCTGGCCGCAGTCTTCTCCATTCACACGGCGAGCCCAATCATCCGGCTGTCCATCATCCCAgaaactacacaaacacacacacacacacacacacacaaacaaacacacacacacacaaacaaacacataaacacacatacgcaGACAAACATCTAtcaatgtttatgtttaagtgTGAGATTTGAGATCATGGTTTAGAAGCCAGGATTCAAGGGCATGTTTAAAGGGTGAGGATTTGAGGGCTACAGATAAGGGGTCAGGATTGGAGACAATGGTAACAGGTTCAAGATTTGAGATTATGATTACGGGGTCAGGATTTGAGGTAATGGTTAAGGAGTCAAGTTTTGGGTCAGATAAAATGGTCAAGATTCGGGGTCAATGTTAAGGGGTCAGGATTTGAGGTTATGGTTATAGTTTCAGGATTTGAGGTCGTGGTTATAGTTTCAGGATTTGAGGTTATGGATAAAGGGTCAAGATATGAGGTTGTGGTTAAGGGGTCAGGATTTGAGGTCGTGGTTAAGGGGTCAGGATTTGAGGTCGTGGTTAAGGGGTCAGGATTTGAGGTTATGGATAAGGGGTCAGGATTTGAGGTTATGGATAAGGGGTCAGGATTTGAGGTTATGGATAAGGGGTCAGGATTTGAGGTTGTCGTTAAGGGGTCAGGATTTGAGGTTATGGATAAGGGGTCAGGATTTGAGGTTGTCGTTAAGGGGTCAGGATTTGAGGTTATGGTTATAGTTTCAGGATTTGAGGTTGTCGTTAAGGGGTCAGGATTTGAGGTTATGGTTATAGTTTCAGGATTTGAGGTTGTCGTTAAGGGGTCAGGATTTGAGGTTATGGATAAAAGGTCAAGATATGAGGTTGTGGTTAAGGAGTCAGGATTTGAGATTATAATAACAGGTTCAAGATTTGAGATTATGATTACGGGGTCAGGATTTGAGGTTATGGTTATAGACTCAGGATTTGAGGTTATGGGTAAGGTGTCAGGATTTGATGTTACGTTTGAATGCTTACTGCTCAGTGGATTTAAAGTCTGTTCCATCGACCCAGCTCCAGTTtccctcaccctctctctcaaCCAGACCTATCCAATAATTCAGACGTTCATCAGCCAGCTGAGATATGTACTCCTGAAAAAAGATAggcaaagagagacagagagagacattattattattattattattattattattattattctgcattTCCCTCATCAGTGCAGCACATTAGTAGTAGGAGTTAGGGGTCAGTGTTTAGGGTTTACCATCTCTTCACGGTCGTTCACCACCAGCAGGTGACCCCTTTGCCAGATGCAGTTCTTCTCTGCGTCATGCCAGTTCAGCCTCTGAGTAGACGTGTAATAACACTTATTTTTGTAAAAGACCCAGTCATTCTCACAGGAACCTGCACAAACACTTTTTATATGAGTGCACCAACATCAGAGGTGAAGGAAGAGACAGAGATTGAATGATTGATTGACATCCAGACAAACGCAGCCTTACCTCTTACTGGTAGTGGCACTGCAGCTTCCTGATGCGAACTATAAACTGCAAGAGAGAGCATTATCATTGTAGAGACATAAACAATCATAAACAGACCTAGAGTATAATGATGGTGCGTGAAAATTGGGAACCTCGCCTTAACGCATGCTGTTCGTTTCAGCGTAAAGCTCTGCTGCACTCGCGTGGTATCAAACGTTCTGTAAACTTTATGTAAAGACATACatgatatttaatttgtgtttaactagttagctttgtTTCTGCTTTGCATTAGATCTACCTCTCAGAGAGGGAGGAgcttactctctctcctctatcaatcacagcatcactagccaatcatgggcgtctgtgagctcatggaCGCAGAAGTGGGTGGAGATAGCGCTTTCCGCAGAGTGTGTTACGCCGTCGCGTGATGTTGCACGAGCAGCAATTTCAAAAGGTTGCAGCCAGCTGGCTTTACAAGCCTCGGAGGAAGAGCGTGACAGCCTTCGCTGGCTGTCGTGTGATAGCAGAGAGCtgcctgatgggtgggaattggccgaGACTAAATTGCGGAGAAAATCAggggaaaataatttttaaaaaagtactaaGAAGGAAAGTGTGATGATCGTGTTCACCTGTCTGAGCAGAAGTAATCGAAGTTCTGACTGTCTGCAGCGAGGAGACAATGTCCGACACCTGCTGGTTCACCTGAGtgacttttatatatataaaaaaaaaaaaaaaaaacacatatcacactacagctttatttttatagtaaccAACCTCTGTgatttaattacagaaataactacagttctgtgtaaaagtcttagacacatgtaaagaaatgctgtagagtaaagacgccttcaaaaataatgaaattaaatgtttctacattttaaaaaatcctataaagagcagtaaacagtaataagtgaaacaaagtcagtatttaatgtgacgatccttcgctttaaataaataaagcagtatctgaggtgcagtgtgtgcagttttataaggaaatgagctggaagtgttactgagcatcttgcagaagcagccacagttcttctggagactttgactgtcgactcgcttcttatttctgcagcgaaacccagcagccttcattatgtttttatctgaaaagtgtctcttatggaatctgctgctttctttactgacatacaaacatttttctggagcatttcattttgtgctggaaaactaatgtttggaatctaaaatgtttttgtactgaatcaataatgtagaagccagaaaataaacatctataacaaagtttgtactaaaaaaaaactatgggtgccaagacttttacacagtgctGTATAAAACTGTTATCATACTGTACATGACTTCAGATAAAggcataaaataaatttaattattattattattttgtgtttgaggacaaataaaacttttaaaaatgtcctgCGTTGGCGTTTCACCAGCACCACACTGAGAAAAGTGCATCATTAAACATTTCAATAGATTCGTTATTTTctttcagttacattttaacTAGAAAGAGGAATTTCATGTCAGTTTTAAAGAGTGAAATTCTGTGTGATGTACTTTTAATTCCCACTGTGAGAGtcagcaggagcaggaacacAGTGAGCACGCCAAACATGATGTAAATCCGACGGTTCTGTCGgtctgaaacagaaaaaaaaacagctagttATTAAACTCCTATAAATTCCagtccagatttctgtaaatctaTAGCGAGATTAGATTTAAAACGATCACAAATCAATATTCTAATGTCTTATTGTCATGAGAGACGTCACTTTTTCTAAATCAGAGTCGAATCATAAAAAAGAGGCATAAAACATTCCATAAACTACAATTTTAATAAACCAGCTAAGTCAAAAATGACCATTATAGTAAACAAACTAGCTCTATATGTACCTAGCATAAAATAtgtgatttatatataaaaaatatatatatatatataatgtgtttagCATGAAATACAGGGATTATAAAGCATCACATGCTTagcataaaataatttttactaGCATAACATGTGATTAGCATAAAATACTGGGTTTAATTACcttaaaatatgtttagcatAGAACAATGCGTTTAATTAGCATGACACGTGTTTGGAAAAATACAAgtttttaattagcatttatgTGCTTTGCTTAAGATACTggttataaatacattaaatattggTGTTATTTACAAAATTAGCTAAACTTAACCAGCTTTATAAACACAGTACTGCGCTGTTAGCTAACTAACCAACTACCTCTCGTTAAATAATAGCTGATATTAAAGTTATCCTTCTAGCAGTAGTTATCTGGCAAAAAGTACTAGCCAAGCCTGCTAGCATTGTAGGTAATCAGCTAGAATTAAGTTTAGCTAGGATTAGCTAGCTATAAACTATTGTATTATGTAGCTAAGCCGTTATTTTATGCTAAGCACTAAATTGTGATGAAGTTGTCATAAAAAGGCTAGCTCTAGCTTCTAGCTAGCATGTGTGTCGACTGGCTGGTGGAAATAAACCCGAAATAGAGGCGTGTTGGTGGGAAATGAAGTCGTCACTCACTCGGTGTGTATGAAGGAACGTCGTTATGATAACGCTCAGCGCTTTCTGACTCTGACGCGGTGAAACGGTCGTACTGCATCGACTCCATTCCTGTACAGCCACCAAAAGGATGCACATGAGAcagatattaatatcaataagtaataaacactgtgctgttgcgataaaattttgtaaaaagttgattattttccaacaacggCACGTCCCCAAGTTCTTTATTCCCCTTATATCACAGCTAACGATTAACTAAAAACTTAAtactagaaaataaaaatgaaaacctgGAAGACAgagtagaaatatttaaaaaaaaaagaaaactgaatgaaaatgtttaaaaagaaacttactttttatctgtttgtagttacatttaactttCACGAAACAGTTTAGTTCCCGTTCTCACTTacactcttgaagttaataagacaaaaaaaacgcagtttGTTAcatcatgttagtgagaaaccgcaaagaagcgtaaactcctctgtcctgaagaagtcagaaaacttaaacttacagctttacctctgactgttacaaagcgctgacactggagactccttccatacatgttacataaacacatttctctttactttaagaaaacatcaccacatcaacgattttacacttttttaatcGGTTTATTAGCAGCAGAgcgttcgctgtacacgtccctgtgaatgaaccgttgctatagaaaccataacgtattataatataaacctgcactactgtcagagctgctgttatagagaattaatcaacaccttctgaccaatcagaatgcagaactcagcagtgctctgatattattaattattaataatcagaTAAAGTAGGATATTGCTAATATTTAACACTatcgttttatttttattatgctaatttacatattatttaaagatttagGTCTGTGTTTGGGGTAAGTTGGACTTATttattcttcattattatttatttaatatttattatttattattatagataatttaaattaaaaacacattttagatTTACTTTATTAGGTCTCAGCTGTTAATGTTGATTATAATCACTAATATCCATCATCGTTATTTTATTAAGGTCGAGttaatgtgcttttatttagaATCTTTACTGTAGATACCAAAATGTTTAAAGCAATTTATaataaatcttttattattattattattattattattattacataaaattGTTTATCAGTGTGTATTGTAAAAGAAATTGATCATCAGGGAATCTGAAATTCTCACCAGTTCACGGCGGCACGGGAAAGTGTCTCTGAGCTTCTTCACCTTCTTTAATCAGCAAAAAATGGACAGAGAAATCTCCAGAAATCACGGCGTGTTTACGATGTGAAGGTCAGTAACTGCACTGAACACCGAGCTTTAATGTGGACAGCTCAGGCGTGTTGAATATTAACCTGTAGATCAACACAGAATGCAGAATTTCTAGATTTACAAACACTCCAGACCTTCATCTGATCATCTGTCCAGAAAAAAAGCCTGATACTTCATGTCAGGTTTAATGTTTCGTgttttaggaataaaacattaatattccTGCTGTTTtatgtgtgagtttgtgtacAGTAAATAATATATCCCTATAGTGCAGAGTGGGTTTAGAAAGGGGCTTTTATTGGGATTCCAAAACACTTTGGGTCAAAGTACATTAGAGATTGttgataagtaaataaataaagtaacaataacaggacaaaaaatacaaatgagaCCCAAAGAATGACGGgactgatgttttttgtttttttttactgagctGCACAGAACTTTAGCAATAAACAGGAAACAAAACTAGACACTAGCAAGTGACTTACTttctccagagagagagagagagagagagagagagagagagagagagagagagagagagacctgtctgtctcatttCAGAAGGAAATGTGCAGGACTGAGGAAATAAATGTCATTATATTACAAACGATttgtatacaaaaaaataaaaataaaaaataggaattgtatttaaatataaaaaatccaAATGAAATGACTCACTTGTTctgattttatgtattattttattaaacaatttcAACAACaagtaagtttaaaaaaatggaagtaATGTCTCATTTGTGGCcagattcttatttatttatttatttatttataaataaaaatgaagtaataaataataatacaatacaaaaattGGATACAATACGAAATAAAACAGTGCATAAGTGCGTAAACTTACTTGCTATAagcattttagaattttttatttttttaagtttttttaatcctttacaatatttaatatttatatattgtgtatatattgtatatatatgtatatatatgtatatatatatatatatatacacctatATTTAGATAAGTCCCGCCTTTCTCCTCCGCTCCGATTGGCTAATACAGAACAATCCCCGCGCGTGCGTAAGGCGTTATCCAATCCCTGCGCGCGCTTTGATCCTTGTAGCCACTCAGAGCGAAGGGCACGGAGCCCTGACTGAAAACGGGTAGGTAAAGCACATGTTATAAACCACACCGCGCGTTGTTAAAGCAAATTCCGCTTCCGTTTTCCGGTGTATCATTCGTGGTGAAGCAAAATGGCGGCGTTGGGACGTTTCTCTCAGGCTGTGATGCGCTCCGCTTTTGCGGCTCAGACACGGCAGCTTTCAGCCGCGGCGGCTCACGGAGAGCAAGGGGGTAACtttaataaacagttttttattttctttttaaaaaatactttttatagaaaaattaatGCCTTAACTCTTAATTCTGTTCTGTACAAAGTGACCTTGTTGGACctaaagctaatgctaatgctaatcttcatgttagctaactgctCTCCTCATTTTGTCTGTAATTTTACACAGAACatgattttgttgtatttttatacactttAGAGAATAAATCATGtcttatatttaaatgtttttattaagtaGTTATAGTTAGTGTATGCTAGCATGCTAGTTTAATAGGCTGTTAAAAGCGCGTGCAGCAgcagttttataaaatatatatatatataatggacAGCTGTATGAGTTGTCTTAACTTATATAATGTTAGACTTTACTCTTTTTTGGTAATTAAGTAGTCTGTTTGCTATAAATAACGTATatatgagatatatatatatatatatatatagatatagatatagatatgtttatgtgatgtattttatattattgattattttatattattattattattattattattattatctgtgtTGTAAGCAGTAGAgtgagaggtgtaaaggtgaTGTGGGTCACACTGACGCGCTCTCTGATCTTCTCCTAATGTCTCCCAGTGAAGACCTGGAAGCTGCTGTCGTTCCTGGTGGCTCTGCCGGGAGTGGGAGTGTGTATGCTGAACACGTTCCTGAAGGCTCAGCACCACAGCCACGACCAGCCCGAGTTCGTCCCCTACACACACCTGCGCATCCGCAGCAAGGTGATTaaacagaacagacagaaaagaaaagtcacatgacacacacacgatatatatacacacacacacacacacacggtatacacacgcacatgatacacacacatgatatatacacacacatgatatatacacacacacacacacacacacacatgatatatacacacacacacacacacacacacacacacacacacacacacggtatacacacgcacatgatacacacacatgatatatacacacacacatgatatatacacacacacacacatgatatatacacacacacacacacacacacgatatacacacacacactctctctccagaAATAGTACGAAAAGTCACCTGGCTCTGTCGTCATCTCcgtttacaccacagtgctgttgagttctgcgtcctgattggtcagaaggtgttatagttttagttttctataacagcagctctgacagtagcgcaggtttatattaaagcgctcGTTCTAATTAGTGATTTTCTCGGCTAATTCGAACTAATGTTTTAACccgattttcaaaatgttctaattGACATTGTacaagtttttatatatatatatataatgtttaattttttttaattaaagcacaCACAAGtgctatttaaaagtttaaaccaaaaaaaacaaccttcaTAACCTGATaaacaccttaaaaaaaaaaaaaaaaaaaaaaaaaacggcaggATAAACCGGCAGTACTTCGCGAGGACTGATCTCGTAGCACAAAAACgttcaaatatcacttcagGGATGTGGAACTGTTACAGGTTTGAAAAGTCGGATGAAcaagtttatataaaataaaagtttataacGCTGGGTTACATCCTACGCAGTCGGAATTACGTTGTTTTCGATCTCGGCAGACGAAGTGGGAAAACTGTGACGCGCTCGTGTTCGTATTTCGTTGGTAAGAAGCTGAGCAGCTCGCTGGGATCAGCGACGTatgatttctttcttaaacAGTAAACTGTAGAGTCAGAGATTTAGATTTAATAAACGAATTTATCTCTGTGTTGATTCGCCTAAAGCTGATccctgtatatacagtgtgtgtgtgtgtgtgtgtgtgtatttatacataaaactcatttaaaggaaggaagttttgctttgtttatttctgacgCTGTGAGCCGCCACGCTGATGTGACGTCACTCCGTAAACGGGGAAAGATCTCGGAGTTGAGAAGAAAAACCCGAGTTAACTTCTCCGAAAGAGACGGAGCTCGTTTACTGTGTCGATGGAGAAGAGTTCACGACGTCGCGCAAAAATAGGAACAGAGTcgaggttctttatttgtcacataaatGTGacgtattaatgtagtgaaatgtgcAGCTGTGATgcataataaaagcagaatataataaataaagcagaataTAGATGTTGTATGtaaaactgtgtaaatgtttagCAGCTTTTAGAGGACGCAGTGTGCAAAAGAGTGCAAGAGGTTTTGTTTGTCATCgatagcaaatagtgcaaacactttttttctttaaatattctttttttaaatattatttaattaaaagaacTAGTGTTTGCTGTAGATggagctgttactatttttgcacatttacgttttccccaaaaaaaaaaaaacaaagaactttgaaaaatgatgcaattttttttttaaatttcatgaagtaaaaacagaaagaaattgAAATTGTAATCAAGAATTGttcataaagttgaaaaaaatcgttttttttttttttccctttccttttttccccccgatatcgcccagccctagttctaatacgttatggtttctatagtaacggctcgtaataataaaataataataaaaaaaaaacattcctgtgGTTTTTCTGTAAGCCGACGTTTATACTTTTTTTgcgcatttatggaaggagtctccagtgtcagtgtcagcgcttccaaccaatcaggagctTCAGCTGATAGCGACTGAAGGCAGAGATGAACTTGGAATGATGGCGATTAGTAAAACGAGCTGATGAGCGCTGAAGAAGCGGCGGCTAAAGCCAGGAATGAC
It contains:
- the LOC113546116 gene encoding hepatic lectin, translating into MESMQYDRFTASESESAERYHNDVPSYTPNRQNRRIYIMFGVLTVFLLLLTLTVGIKITQVNQQVSDIVSSLQTVRTSITSAQTVYSSHQEAAVPLPVRGSCENDWVFYKNKCYYTSTQRLNWHDAEKNCIWQRGHLLVVNDREEMEYISQLADERLNYWIGLVEREGEGNWSWVDGTDFKSTEHFWDDGQPDDWARRVNGEDCGQIHAKYRPSDILTHRLWNDADCTLSYKYICERPA
- the LOC113546087 gene encoding LOW QUALITY PROTEIN: cytochrome c oxidase subunit 6A, mitochondrial (The sequence of the model RefSeq protein was modified relative to this genomic sequence to represent the inferred CDS: deleted 1 base in 1 codon), which gives rise to MAALGRFSQAVMRSAFAAQTRQLSAAAAHGEQGVKTWKLLSFLVALPGVGVCMLNTFLKAQHHSHDQPEFVPYTHLRIRSKRFPWGDGTMTLFHNSHVNALPDGYESHE